DNA from Nitriliruptor alkaliphilus DSM 45188:
CGCAGCCCCTGGGCGATCAGCCGCTGGCGGTAGCCCGACCCGAGCCCCTGCGCCGGGGTCACCGCGCCGACGTGGCTGGTGGCGCCGTCCTGGGCCAGGGCGAGGACGGCCTCACCGAGCATCTTGGCGGTCTCGTCGTAGCCCGGGTCCCCGCCGGAGACCCGCGTGATGACCTGCTGGCCCCCACCCAGGCCGTGGAAGGTGACCGCGAAGCTGCTGCGGGCCCGCCGCTCGTCCGATGGTCCCTCGCCGGACGAGGGCAACACCTTCTGGAGCAGCGCGCGGGTCGGCGGCAGGGCGGCGAGCGCCCCGAACGCCGCGGCGCCGGCGACGCTGCCGGCCACGACGGGCAGGGTGCGGACGCGGGCGAAGTGGCCGTAGCGGAACTTCGACCCGTACCCGTCGAGCGCCGCCGCGGACCGCAGGACGATGGCCGGATCGATGGTCGGCAGCGGCACCCCGTAGCCGTCGATCCCCACGGCTGGGTCGATCCGGTGGATGCGCAGGGGCAGGCTGCGGACCTCACGCGCCGTCTCGCCCGCGACACGGTTGGAGGGCAGCTTCCGCGAGGCGATGGCCCCGAGCGCCGAGATCGCCGTTCCCCCGCTGAACCGGGCATCCGCCTCGACGTACGCGCGGACCGTGAGCGGTGCGTCGGCCGGCAGCTGTTCGACGGTCCACGCGACGCCGAGGTCGTGCGGCACCGAGTCGAACCCGCAGCATGACACGAGCCGGATCTTGGCCTCACGCGCCGGGTCGTCGAAGCGGTCGCGCACCTCGGCGACGAAGGCGGGTTCACCCGTGATGTCGGCGTACTCGGTCCCCGCGCGGACGCAGGCCTCGACGACGGGCAGGCCGTGCTCAGCGAAGGGCCCGACGGTGGTCGCCAGGGCCTTCGTCCGTCCCGCCAGCTGCGTCAGGCCGTCCAGGTCCCCGACGTCGACGACCTCGATGGCGGGCCCGTCGCCCGGCAGTTCCTCGGCGAGCGCGGCGAGCCTGTCGCGGTTGCGGCCGGCGATGGCCCAACGCGTCGTGGTGCCCGACAGACGGCGGGCGAGGTGCTCGGCGGTGAGCCGGCCGGTGAAGCCGGTCGCTCCGAGCAGGACGACGTCGTAGGCGCGATCGGACACGGGGACCTCCGGGAGCGGTTGCGGTGGCACGCCGACCGTATGGCGTCACGACGCGGCGCCCCGCACCCGTCACCGTCCTCCGGCCGCCCGCCGTCCGTCGCGGGAGCGGTTCTGCGTCACAGCCACTTGCCGGGGTTGAGCAGATCGTGCGGGTCGAGGGCCCGCTTGATCGACCGCTGCACGGCGAGGTTGCCGCTGCCGACCTCGCGCTCCAGGAACGGTTGCTTGACCACCCCGATGCCGTGTTCGCCGGTGATCGTGCCGCCGAGGTCGAGGGCCGCCACGAGGATGTCGTCGAAGGCCGCCCGGCCGCGGACGGCGGCGTCCTCGTCCCCGCGGGGCAGCACGATGGTGGGGTGCATGTTGCCGTCGCCCGCGTGACCGAACGTGCCGATGGTGACGTCGCGGTGCGCAGCGATCTGCTCGGTTCGGGCGACCAGGTGCGGGATGCGCGAGCGGGGGACCGCGACGTCGTCGAGCAGCGTGTCGCCGAGACGCTCCAGGGCGGGGATCGCCAGGCGGCGGGCCTCGAGCAGCATCTCGGACTCGATCGGATCGTCGGTCGCTGCGGCGTAGGTCGCCCCGGCCTTCTCGCAGATCTCGGCGGCGCGTGCGACCTCGGTGGCACGCAGGGGCTCGGGTGAGTCGGACTGCGCGAGCAGCATCGCGGCGGCATCGCGATCGAGACCCATGTTGCGCCAGTCGTCGACCGCCACGGTCGTGGTGCGGTCGACCAGTTCGAGCAGGGACAGCTGCAGGCCGCTGGCGACCAGGTCCGCGACGGCCACGCCAGCCGCGCCGAGGGTCGGGAAGACCGCGACCATCGTCGAGGCCCCGTCGGGCAGCGGGGTCAGCCGCACCCGGACCTTGGTGACGATGCCGAGGGTGCCCTCGCTGCCGATGAGCAGCTGGGTCAGGTCGAGGCCCGCCACGCCCTTGATGGTGCGCCGACCGGTCTCGATGACGGTGCCGTCGGCCATCACCACCTGGAGGCCGAGGACGTGGTCGCGGGTCACGCCGTACTTCACGCAGCACAGCCCGCCAGCGTTGGTCGCGACGTTGCCGCCGATGGAGCAGTAGGTCTTGCTCGCCGGGTCCGGTGGGTACCAGAGCCCGACGTCGGCCGTGGCCACGGAGACGTCGGCGTTGAGCACGCCGGGCTCGAGCACGGCCTGCTGATCGACCGCATCGACCTCCAGGACGCGGTCCATCCGTTCCAGGCACAGCACGAGGCAGCCGTCGATGGCCGACGACCCACCGCAGAGCGAGCTGCCTGCGCCCCGAGGGACGATCGGGACCCGGTGGGCGGCCGCGATCCGGACCGCCGTGGCGACCTGCTCGGTTGTCGTCGGGAACGCCGCGGCGACCGGGGTGCCTGGTGTCACCCACTCGGTGCGGTCGTAGCGGTAGGTCTCGAGGACGTCGGGGTCGGTCACCACCGCACCAGGCGGCAGCGCATCGCCGAGCTCCTCGACGAACCTCGACATCACCCGTCACCCCTCCAGCGGTCGACGCGCAGCGTAGGACCGATCGGCGTGCGGGTGCGCACCACCCGGCTGGCTCGGCGCCCCGCGGTGGGTGGCCTGCGGGTAGCGTGGTCCGATGGTTCGGCGACTCGTGTGAGGTGACACCAGATGACCAGCGCGCCCTCGACCGCGATGCCCACCGCGGCGCCGGCACCGGCCTTCGGGACCGTCCTGGCGCCCACGATGGCGACCGTCAACGCGGTCGACGGCGTCTACGGGGACCTCGAGCTGGTACCGCTGGCCCCGATCGCGATGCACCCGGCCGCACACGCGCTCCACTACGGCAGCGCCTGTTTCGAGGGGCTCAAGGCCCACCGCGGGGCCGACGGGGTGGTCCGCCTCTTCCGGGTCGCGCAGCACGCGGCGCGGCTGGTGGACTCGGCGGACCGACTCTGCCTGCCGGTGCCCGACGCGCAACTGGTCGCCGACGCGATCGTGCGGACCACCGCCGCCAACCTCGAGCTGACCCCTGACGCTCCCGGGGCGCTGTACCTGCGTCCGGTGCTGCTCGGCACGCTCGAGAACATCGGTGCTGCGGCTGCGCCGTCGGACGACGCCCTGCTCTACGTCGTGGCATCGCCGGTGGGTGACTACTTCACCCGCGGCGATGCGGGCCTGCGCCTGTGGGTCGAGACCGACCTGCCCCGCACGACCCCGCAGTTCGGTCGCATCAAGACGGGCGCGAACTACGCGATGGCCCTCGGGCTCACCCGGCGCGTCAAGGCGTCCCACGGTGTCGACCAGGTGCTGTTCGCCCCGGACGGTGCGGTGCAGGAGACCGGCGCCTCCAACGTGCTGCTGCTGTCGGAGGACAAGGTGGTCACCCGGGCGCTGGACGACAGCTTCCTGCACGGGGTGACCCGCGACAGCGTGTTGACCATCGCCCGCGACCTCGGGATGGGGGTCGAGGAGCGCGATGTCTCGGTCGACGAACTCTACGCCTGGTGCCGAGACGGCGGCGAGGTCGCGCTGTCGGGCACGGCCGCCGTCCTCACCGGCGTCGGTGCGCTGGTCACGGAGGACGGCGAGGTCCCGGTCACCGACGGGCGTTCGGGCCCCGTCGCCGCCCGCCTCCGTGACGCCCTGCAGGCGATCCAGCGCGGCGAGGCTGCCGATCCCCACGGCTGGACCCGCGAGGTCACCGCCGCTGACGTCTGATCCGAGGTCGGCCGGGCGCGCCGTCACCGGCGTCTGATCACTCCGTGGCCGTGACGCCCCCCCCACGCAGGGCGTCGAGGTACAGGCGCTCCGTGGCTGGATCGGCATCCACCCCGAGTTCGTCGGCGAGCAGACGCCGCAGCTCGGTGTAGATCGCGACCGCTTCGCCGCGGTTCCCGAGCTCGAGCTGAGCGCGCATGAGGGAGCGGTAGCCGGATTCCCGGTAGGGCTCGGCACCGATCAACCGACGCGCCAGCGCGACGGCGAGCGCATACTGACCGTCGGCCAGGTAGCCGTCCACGAGCACGTCGAGCGCTCGGATCCAGGTCGCACGGACCTCGCTGCGCAGGTCGGCGACCCAGGGGAGGTCCAGGCCGGGCAGGACCTCACGTCCGGCGATGGCTGCGGCGACGGTCGCCTCCGACCAGGCGAGGGAGCGGTCGCCGCGCCGCCAGGCTCCCTCGGCGCGGTCGATCGCGTTGGCGGCTACCTCGATGTCGACCAGGCACGCCCCGAGGTCGGGCTGGTAGCAGCCCGCCTCGCTCACGATGCCAGCGGCGGCGTCGACCTCGGCCAGGAGGGTGCGCAGTCGGCTCACGATCGCCCGCAGCGAGGACTCCCAGCTCGGTGGGAGCTGGTCGCCCCACAGTCCCCGCGCGAGCTCGTCGACCGGGATGGGACGACGCCGGTGCAGCACGAGGTAGGTCAGGGTCAGGCGTGCCTGGGGCCCGCGGAGCGCGCTGTGGTCCACCCCGCGAGCGCCCTCGATGGCGACACGCCCCGTCAGGTAGAACCGCAGTGGACCAGGCGCCAAGGTCGCTCCAACCCGTCCCGGGAGGATGAGGCCAGTCTGGCAGGTCGGAGGACGCGCTGTGGACGGAGCCAAGGTGATCGAGTGCCCGTGTGGGTACACGCTGCGTGGCGAGGACGACCCGTCGGTCGTCGCCGCGGCGCAGGACCACGCCGAAGCGGTGCATGGTCAGGAGCTGTCCGAGGAGCAGGCGCTGGCGATGGCCCGCCCCGGTTGAGGGACCCCCTCGAGGAGGGATCGAGATGTTGGAGCTGCGCTGTGGTGACGTCGTCGCGGGCTGCGACGGTGTGGTGCGAGGTGAGACCCACGAGGAGGTGCTGGCGCGAGCCGCCGAGCACGCGGAGGAGGTCCACGGCCTGATCGATCTCGACGCACCGACGCAACGTGCGCTGGCGTCGGCCATCCACACCCCCTGACGGGGTGCTTCAGCCGGGCAGGACGCCGTCGGCCGTGGCGGCGTCGGTGGGGATGGCCCCGGCCGCCAGGAACCGTCCGAGGTCGTCGATGGCGTGGGTCGCGGCAGCCATCAGGGGCGTGAAGGCCTGGTGGACGTGGAACATGCCGGGCCACTCCTGGAGGTGGATGTCGCCGCCCACCTCGGTGACACGGTCGACGAAGGCGACGGCGTCGTCGTGGAGCGCCTCGGCGCCGCCGACCTGCACGAGGGTCGGCGGGAGGTCGGCCAGGTCGGCGAACCGCGGCGAGACCAGGGGATCGTCGGGCGCTCGCGCGCCGGCCAGGTACCCGGCGACGATGTCGAGGGTCCCCCGCCGCAGGACCGCATCACCGGAGGTGTCCCAGCTGCCGGGAGGCATCGTCATGTCGACCAGCGGCGAGATGGCGCCGAGCGCGTCCAGCGACCGGTCCCCCCGATCGCGCAGGGCGATCGCCAGGCCGATGGCGAGGTTGCCGCCGGCGGAGTCGCCGGCGACCGTCAGCCGCTCAGGGCGGCGGTCGCCCAGCGCCGCGTGCACCGCGAGGACGTCGTCGGCCGCGGCGGGGTAGGGGTGCTCGGGGGCGAGCCGGTAGTCGGGCACCACCACGGTCGCGCCCGTCGCGTGGGCGAGGGCGCCGGCGAGCGGCCGGTGGGAGCGCGGTGAGCCGACCACGAACCCGCCACCGTGGATGTAGAGCAGGAGGTGGTCGTCGCCCTGTGGTGCGCCGACCGGAGCCGTCCTCGCCGCCCCGCGGGGTCGCACGACCTCGCAGCGCACGCCGCCGATCGAGCCTCGTCGTACGTCGACCGGACGGCGTGGATCGATGGTCGCGCGGCCGAGGAGGTCCAGCCATCGCCGCCCGACCGGCAGGGGGAGGGACCCGTCGAGGGTGGGGCCGACCACGGCGCGGGCGAGCCCGGCCACCGCCGTCTCGCCGAGGGAACGCCGGACCCCGTCGGAGGTGTGCCTCACGTCGGCACCCCGGACCCTGCCGCCGGGGCGAGGTCGTTCCCGGTGGGCAGGTCACGGCGCCGGACCAGGAGGTGGTCCCGCGCGACGAACCGGCGCGTCCGCCAGCGGTACTCCAGGGTCGTGCCCGCCCAGTTGTTCACGATCCGGCCGTGCTCGTCGACGTACCAGCTGTCGCAGCCCCCGGCCCACACCGACCCCTGCAGGCGACGCTGCAGCGAGTCGTTGAACCGGCGGTGGACGTCCTCGCGGACCTCGATGCTGGCCAGGTCGTCCTCGGCCATCCGCGCCACCGCCTGTCCGATGTACCGCGCCTGGCACTCGAGCATGAAGATGATCGAGTTGTGCCCGAGGTTGGTGTTCGGGCCGTACATCAGGAACAGGTTCGGGAAGCCGGCCACGGTGATACCGAGATGTGCCTCGGCGCCGTCGCGCCACGCGTCGTTCAGGTCGGTGCCGCCGCGGCCGCGCAGCTCGATCGGCGCCAGGAACTCGGTCGTCTTGAACCCCGTACCCCACACGATCGTGTCACACGGCAGCCGGGTGCCGTCGTCGAGGACGACCGCGTCCGCCTCGACCCGGGTGACCCGGCCGTCGACCACGTCGACGTTCGGTCGAGCCAGGGCGGGGTACCAGTCGTTGGACTGCAGGATGCGCTTGCAGCCGATCGGGTGGTCCGGGGTGAGGCGCTCGCGGAGCTCGGGGTCGTGGACGGAGCTCTCCATGTGGCGCCGGGCGATGGCGGTCGCGGCGCGGCCCGCCAGGGCGTTGCCGCTGAACGCCGGCCAGCGGCTCTCGTATCGCAGGTACTGGAACGCGCGGTAGGCCCGCGCGTAGCCCGGCACCCTGGCGAAGGTCGCCCGTTGCCTGGCCGAGTAGGCGCGGTCGGCCTTCGGCACGACCCAGGGGGCCGAGCGCTGCACGACGGTCACCTGCTGAGCGGTCTCGGCGAGGTGCGGGACGAACTGGATGGCGCTGGCGCCGGTGCCGATGACCACCATGTCACGGCCCTCGAGGTCGGCCGCGTGGTCCCAGCGGGCGGAGTGGAAGTGGAGCCCGGTGAACCCGTCGATCCCCGGGAGGGCGGGGATGGCCGGCCGGTTCAGCTGACCCGTGCCGGCGACGAGCACGTCGAAGGTCACGATCTCGCCGGTGTCGAGGTGCACGTGCCACGTGGCGGCGGTATCGGACCAGACCGCCCGGACGACCTCCACGCCGAAGCGGATGTGGGGCAGCAGACCACGCTCGCGGGCCGCGTCCTGGAGGTAGGCGTGGATCTCGGCCTGCGGCGCGAAGCGGAGCGACCAGTCGGACTCGGGCTTCCACGAGAACGCGTAGAGGTGGCTCGGGACGTCGCAGGCAGCTCCGGGGTAGGTGTTGTCCCGCCACACGCCACCGATCTCGTCGGCTTTCTCGAGCATCGTGAAGCTGTGGATGCCGAGGGTCTGCAGCTCCGCAGCGATCGCCACGCCGGAGAACCCGGTCCCGATGACGCCCACCCTCGGCGTGCGGGTGCGGGCAGGTCCCTCCGCGTGCGGGCGTGCAGGAGCGTGCGTCGTCACGGTGGTCCTCTCCGATCGGCGTGTCCCGGCGGCACCGTACGGCGTGGCCGCGTGCGACACCCTGCCGGGGACGGACGAGCGGTCGTGCGCACCACGCCGGGTGCCGACCGCGAGGCACGCCGGCTGAGGACCGCACGGCCCGGGGCGGCGGATCGGGTGGGCTAGGTTCGCGCTCTCCGTGTCGTCCGGGAGCCGCCGTGAGGAACCCCACCTACTCGATCGTGATCGGCCTCGTGCTCACGATCTTCAAGCTGCTGCGCTGGGACGTCCGGGTGACGGGGGTCGAGCACGTCCCGGCCGAGGGTGGGGCGGTCGTGGCGACCAACCACGTCGGCTACCTCGATTTCGTGTTCTCGGGGTACGGCGTGCGCCAGCAGCGGGGCAAACGTCGGCTGCGCTTCGTGGCCAAGCGCGAGGTGTTCGACCACAAGGTGTCGGGCCCGCTGATGCGGGCGATGGGCCACATCCCGGTCGACCGTGGCGGCCAGACCGTGCGCGCGATGCGTGAGGTGGCTACGGCGCTCGACGGCGGCGAGATGGTCGGGATGTTCCCCGAGGGAACGATCAGTCGGTCGTTCGTGCCGCTCGCCGGACGGCCCGGCGCGGTCCGCATGGCCATGGGCGCCGGCGTGCCGTTGGTCCCGGGAGCCGTCTGGGGTACGCAGCGCATCTTCACCAAGGGCAGGAAGCCCCGGCCGGCCGTCGGCACCGTGGTCACGGTCGCCTTCGGGCCGCCGATCCCCTACGCGGCGGGTGACGACCCGGCCGAGGTCCACCTGCGCCTGATGGTCGCCATCGGTGAGCTGGTCACGCGCCTCCAGGAGGACTACCCGCAGACCCCGAAGTCCCCGGACGACGCGTGGTGGCAGCCGGCGCACCTCGGTGGCACGGCCCCGACGGTCGAGGAGGCCGAGCGTCGCGCCGCCGAGGACGCCGCCGAACGCCGCGCGCGGCGCGCCGCGGAGGGCTGAGCCTCCGGGTCACGCCGCGCGTGGTGGGTCCGTCGGGTCAGCGGGTCTGACGACGGCTGGCGCTGCGCGCGCCGCCCTTGGGGGCGCCGCTGCGCTGACCGCCGTTGCTCCGGCCACCACCGTTGCCGCCGCCTGCGCTGCCGCGACCGCCAGCGTTGCCGCCGTTGCCGCGGCCGCGTTGGCCGCCGCTCCCACGAGCTGCGCCGTTGCCGCGACCCGCGTTGCTGCGCTGGCCGCCACCCTTGCCCTTGATGCCGCCGGTGCGGTGCGGCCGCACGTGGGGGAGGGTCGGCGTCGGGAAGTCGTCGGTGGTGAGCAGGTCGACGTCGACGTGGTGCAGGCCCCGCGGGAGGTCCAGCGCGATCTGCATCTTGTCGACGTCGGTCGACTCCTCGTCGCCGACGAAGGAGACGACCACACCCTCGGCACCTGCGCGGCCGGTACGACCGGAGCGGTGCACGTAGTCCTTGTGGTCGGCCGGCAGGTCGTAGTGCACGACCACCGCGACGTCGTCGACGTGGATGCCGCGCGCGGCGACGTCGGTGGCCACCAGCGTGGTGACCGACCCGTCGGTGAAGTTCTTGAGGGCCTTTTCCCGCTGGCGCTGCGTGCGGTCGCCGTGGATGGCGGCGGTCGCGATGCCGTCCTGCGCGAGCTGACGCGCCAGGCGGTCGGCACCTCGCTTGGTGCGGGTGAAGACGATCGCCGGGGTCATCTCACGCAGGACCTTGGCGGTCACGGCGCGTCGCATCGGACGCT
Protein-coding regions in this window:
- a CDS encoding saccharopine dehydrogenase family protein, which codes for MSDRAYDVVLLGATGFTGRLTAEHLARRLSGTTTRWAIAGRNRDRLAALAEELPGDGPAIEVVDVGDLDGLTQLAGRTKALATTVGPFAEHGLPVVEACVRAGTEYADITGEPAFVAEVRDRFDDPAREAKIRLVSCCGFDSVPHDLGVAWTVEQLPADAPLTVRAYVEADARFSGGTAISALGAIASRKLPSNRVAGETAREVRSLPLRIHRIDPAVGIDGYGVPLPTIDPAIVLRSAAALDGYGSKFRYGHFARVRTLPVVAGSVAGAAAFGALAALPPTRALLQKVLPSSGEGPSDERRARSSFAVTFHGLGGGQQVITRVSGGDPGYDETAKMLGEAVLALAQDGATSHVGAVTPAQGLGSGYRQRLIAQGLRFEVVSAA
- a CDS encoding FAD-binding oxidoreductase, whose protein sequence is MSRFVEELGDALPPGAVVTDPDVLETYRYDRTEWVTPGTPVAAAFPTTTEQVATAVRIAAAHRVPIVPRGAGSSLCGGSSAIDGCLVLCLERMDRVLEVDAVDQQAVLEPGVLNADVSVATADVGLWYPPDPASKTYCSIGGNVATNAGGLCCVKYGVTRDHVLGLQVVMADGTVIETGRRTIKGVAGLDLTQLLIGSEGTLGIVTKVRVRLTPLPDGASTMVAVFPTLGAAGVAVADLVASGLQLSLLELVDRTTTVAVDDWRNMGLDRDAAAMLLAQSDSPEPLRATEVARAAEICEKAGATYAAATDDPIESEMLLEARRLAIPALERLGDTLLDDVAVPRSRIPHLVARTEQIAAHRDVTIGTFGHAGDGNMHPTIVLPRGDEDAAVRGRAAFDDILVAALDLGGTITGEHGIGVVKQPFLEREVGSGNLAVQRSIKRALDPHDLLNPGKWL
- the ilvE gene encoding branched-chain-amino-acid transaminase, translating into MTSAPSTAMPTAAPAPAFGTVLAPTMATVNAVDGVYGDLELVPLAPIAMHPAAHALHYGSACFEGLKAHRGADGVVRLFRVAQHAARLVDSADRLCLPVPDAQLVADAIVRTTAANLELTPDAPGALYLRPVLLGTLENIGAAAAPSDDALLYVVASPVGDYFTRGDAGLRLWVETDLPRTTPQFGRIKTGANYAMALGLTRRVKASHGVDQVLFAPDGAVQETGASNVLLLSEDKVVTRALDDSFLHGVTRDSVLTIARDLGMGVEERDVSVDELYAWCRDGGEVALSGTAAVLTGVGALVTEDGEVPVTDGRSGPVAARLRDALQAIQRGEAADPHGWTREVTAADV
- a CDS encoding AfsR/SARP family transcriptional regulator yields the protein MAPGPLRFYLTGRVAIEGARGVDHSALRGPQARLTLTYLVLHRRRPIPVDELARGLWGDQLPPSWESSLRAIVSRLRTLLAEVDAAAGIVSEAGCYQPDLGACLVDIEVAANAIDRAEGAWRRGDRSLAWSEATVAAAIAGREVLPGLDLPWVADLRSEVRATWIRALDVLVDGYLADGQYALAVALARRLIGAEPYRESGYRSLMRAQLELGNRGEAVAIYTELRRLLADELGVDADPATERLYLDALRGGGVTATE
- a CDS encoding DUF1059 domain-containing protein; protein product: MDGAKVIECPCGYTLRGEDDPSVVAAAQDHAEAVHGQELSEEQALAMARPG
- a CDS encoding DUF1059 domain-containing protein gives rise to the protein MLELRCGDVVAGCDGVVRGETHEEVLARAAEHAEEVHGLIDLDAPTQRALASAIHTP
- a CDS encoding alpha/beta hydrolase encodes the protein MRHTSDGVRRSLGETAVAGLARAVVGPTLDGSLPLPVGRRWLDLLGRATIDPRRPVDVRRGSIGGVRCEVVRPRGAARTAPVGAPQGDDHLLLYIHGGGFVVGSPRSHRPLAGALAHATGATVVVPDYRLAPEHPYPAAADDVLAVHAALGDRRPERLTVAGDSAGGNLAIGLAIALRDRGDRSLDALGAISPLVDMTMPPGSWDTSGDAVLRRGTLDIVAGYLAGARAPDDPLVSPRFADLADLPPTLVQVGGAEALHDDAVAFVDRVTEVGGDIHLQEWPGMFHVHQAFTPLMAAATHAIDDLGRFLAAGAIPTDAATADGVLPG
- a CDS encoding flavin-containing monooxygenase, with product MTTHAPARPHAEGPARTRTPRVGVIGTGFSGVAIAAELQTLGIHSFTMLEKADEIGGVWRDNTYPGAACDVPSHLYAFSWKPESDWSLRFAPQAEIHAYLQDAARERGLLPHIRFGVEVVRAVWSDTAATWHVHLDTGEIVTFDVLVAGTGQLNRPAIPALPGIDGFTGLHFHSARWDHAADLEGRDMVVIGTGASAIQFVPHLAETAQQVTVVQRSAPWVVPKADRAYSARQRATFARVPGYARAYRAFQYLRYESRWPAFSGNALAGRAATAIARRHMESSVHDPELRERLTPDHPIGCKRILQSNDWYPALARPNVDVVDGRVTRVEADAVVLDDGTRLPCDTIVWGTGFKTTEFLAPIELRGRGGTDLNDAWRDGAEAHLGITVAGFPNLFLMYGPNTNLGHNSIIFMLECQARYIGQAVARMAEDDLASIEVREDVHRRFNDSLQRRLQGSVWAGGCDSWYVDEHGRIVNNWAGTTLEYRWRTRRFVARDHLLVRRRDLPTGNDLAPAAGSGVPT
- a CDS encoding lysophospholipid acyltransferase family protein gives rise to the protein MRNPTYSIVIGLVLTIFKLLRWDVRVTGVEHVPAEGGAVVATNHVGYLDFVFSGYGVRQQRGKRRLRFVAKREVFDHKVSGPLMRAMGHIPVDRGGQTVRAMREVATALDGGEMVGMFPEGTISRSFVPLAGRPGAVRMAMGAGVPLVPGAVWGTQRIFTKGRKPRPAVGTVVTVAFGPPIPYAAGDDPAEVHLRLMVAIGELVTRLQEDYPQTPKSPDDAWWQPAHLGGTAPTVEEAERRAAEDAAERRARRAAEG
- a CDS encoding DEAD/DEAH box helicase; its protein translation is MPHSTTQDRPGTAGTTSPRSFADLGVPAEIARKLVELGITAPFPIQELTVEAGLAGRDLSGKAPTGSGKTLAFSIPVAARVGKGAPGRPRALLLVPTRELAAQVKTVLAPLAAVRGRTIATIYGGTDIRKDVKRLRQGVDIMVACPGRLADLVRRGDVKLSDVELVVLDEADRMADMGFLPEVKRLLDACRTDRQTLLFSATLDGDVDELVRRYQRDPVRHEVAQPAEARGDVRHVFWPAERPMRRAVTAKVLREMTPAIVFTRTKRGADRLARQLAQDGIATAAIHGDRTQRQREKALKNFTDGSVTTLVATDVAARGIHVDDVAVVVHYDLPADHKDYVHRSGRTGRAGAEGVVVSFVGDEESTDVDKMQIALDLPRGLHHVDVDLLTTDDFPTPTLPHVRPHRTGGIKGKGGGQRSNAGRGNGAARGSGGQRGRGNGGNAGGRGSAGGGNGGGRSNGGQRSGAPKGGARSASRRQTR